The proteins below come from a single Salinilacihabitans rarus genomic window:
- a CDS encoding DUF7503 family protein, with amino-acid sequence MSEDTSALRAYVTENPRTIGFLFAIMLALSQAGSAAAASGATTY; translated from the coding sequence ATGTCCGAAGACACTTCCGCCCTCCGGGCGTACGTCACCGAGAACCCCCGAACGATCGGCTTCCTGTTCGCGATCATGCTGGCGCTCTCGCAGGCCGGCAGCGCGGCGGCGGCTTCCGGCGCCACCACCTACTGA
- a CDS encoding beta-ketoacyl-ACP reductase, which translates to MPMDGRTCVVTGSARGIGRGIAERLGEEGANVVINYRSSEGPAYETVEAIEDLGGEAIAAQADVTNREEVERMREACHEAFGPADVLVNNAGITADTQFVDMSREEWERVMDVNLGGMFNCTQAFYDDIWNAEEGRLINISSVVGKQGNFGQANYAAAKSGMFGFTRTIALELAQGGSTANCVAPGFTHTDMLETVPQKVLDRIIASIPLERLAEVEDVAATVRFLASEESSYITGEVIDVNGGMDL; encoded by the coding sequence ATGCCAATGGACGGGCGAACCTGCGTCGTCACCGGATCGGCGCGCGGAATCGGGCGGGGCATCGCCGAGCGCCTCGGCGAGGAGGGCGCGAACGTGGTGATCAACTACCGGTCCTCGGAGGGGCCGGCCTACGAGACCGTCGAGGCGATCGAGGACCTCGGCGGCGAGGCGATCGCCGCCCAGGCCGACGTCACGAACCGCGAGGAGGTCGAGCGGATGCGCGAGGCGTGCCACGAGGCGTTCGGGCCCGCGGACGTCCTCGTGAACAACGCCGGCATCACCGCCGACACCCAGTTCGTCGACATGAGCCGCGAGGAGTGGGAGCGCGTGATGGACGTCAACCTCGGCGGGATGTTCAACTGCACGCAGGCGTTCTACGACGACATCTGGAACGCCGAGGAGGGCCGACTGATCAACATCTCGAGCGTCGTCGGCAAGCAGGGCAACTTCGGGCAGGCCAACTACGCCGCCGCCAAGAGCGGCATGTTCGGCTTCACGCGCACCATCGCGCTCGAACTCGCCCAGGGCGGTTCGACGGCCAACTGCGTCGCTCCCGGCTTCACCCACACCGACATGCTCGAGACGGTGCCCCAGAAGGTGCTCGACCGGATCATCGCGAGCATCCCGCTCGAACGGCTGGCCGAGGTCGAGGACGTCGCCGCCACCGTCCGCTTTCTCGCCAGCGAGGAGTCCTCGTACATCACCGGCGAGGTGATCGACGTCAACGGCGGGATGGACCTCTGA